In Oscillatoria acuminata PCC 6304, a single window of DNA contains:
- a CDS encoding DUF5357 family protein, producing the protein MLKYFIDRLRPPRPCCWETFILLSIFSWLLSAFSWLLVPPAENAYHFTHTGGLIFFVLGTAWWQWERPIKLFGIKIGPWIVGLLISIILLDDLPENWRHQAMMVTWPLLAAAVRSVPKFFRGQLLPSWPPISIRKELTVMFLFHVLISLWLQFGFLMNQWLKEYPSLLGEDFTRSSFAIAPGIEAPEIPQGNIMINEMETFLREQIEGQQWPRANQVISGLLENRISIDEAVKNNLGELEEHQWWQLRGTMIQRQGGYNITLFAIFEGVPLTVEKYYLEKSCEISQSFGQAGPGSSRPPAEALERAMVECGPASDRQSGPIPFQGQGFD; encoded by the coding sequence ATGCTCAAATACTTTATTGATAGATTGAGACCTCCCCGACCTTGTTGTTGGGAAACTTTTATTTTATTAAGCATATTTTCTTGGTTGCTTTCTGCCTTTTCCTGGCTGCTTGTTCCCCCGGCTGAGAATGCTTATCATTTCACCCATACCGGGGGATTGATATTTTTTGTGCTGGGAACGGCTTGGTGGCAATGGGAACGACCGATAAAACTATTTGGCATCAAGATCGGTCCTTGGATTGTGGGATTGCTCATCAGTATTATTTTGTTGGATGACTTACCCGAGAATTGGCGGCATCAAGCGATGATGGTCACCTGGCCCCTGCTGGCTGCTGCGGTGCGGTCTGTGCCTAAATTTTTTAGAGGGCAGCTTTTACCGAGTTGGCCTCCGATCTCAATTCGTAAGGAATTGACGGTGATGTTTTTATTTCATGTTTTGATAAGTTTATGGTTACAATTTGGGTTTTTGATGAATCAGTGGTTAAAAGAGTATCCCAGTTTATTAGGGGAAGATTTTACGCGAAGTTCTTTTGCGATCGCCCCAGGAATTGAAGCGCCGGAAATCCCCCAAGGAAATATTATGATTAACGAGATGGAAACTTTCCTCCGGGAACAGATAGAGGGGCAACAGTGGCCCCGAGCCAATCAAGTGATTTCCGGATTGCTAGAAAACCGAATTTCTATTGATGAGGCGGTTAAAAACAATCTTGGAGAGCTTGAAGAACATCAATGGTGGCAATTGCGGGGAACGATGATTCAGCGTCAGGGGGGATATAATATCACTTTATTTGCAATTTTTGAAGGAGTGCCTTTAACGGTGGAGAAATATTACCTAGAAAAATCCTGTGAAATCTCTCAGAGCTTTGGGCAAGCGGGACCCGGGAGCAGTCGCCCCCCCGCAGAGGCGTTAGAGCGGGCTATGGTGGAGTGCGGACCCGCCAGCGATCGCCAATCCGGACCCATCCCCTTCCAAGGGCAAGGTTTCGATTAA
- a CDS encoding ABC transporter permease, with protein sequence MNPGRTLAIANNVFWEVIRARVLYFIMVFGLFFIGAMRLIPEYAVLTEDKVLLDLGIAAIGILGLIVAAFVGTAPIQNEIENRTVLVLLAKPISRAEFIVGKHLGLCAVLAVLITVTMALYLGLMSLSQIDYPLLSLIVAAFYLFLELSLLTAVAIALSVFTSSLLATLLTFAVYVMGHLSEDIVQAGELSRSPTVEAITRGLYLILPDLSRLDLKNQAVYGILPDAATLILNFIYALFYIVLLLAIANLIFSRREF encoded by the coding sequence GTGAACCCAGGCAGAACGTTAGCGATCGCAAACAATGTCTTTTGGGAAGTGATTCGCGCTCGCGTCCTCTATTTTATCATGGTGTTTGGGTTATTTTTTATCGGGGCAATGCGCCTTATCCCAGAATATGCCGTACTGACTGAGGACAAAGTTCTTCTGGACTTAGGAATTGCGGCGATCGGCATTTTGGGATTAATCGTTGCGGCATTTGTCGGAACTGCACCGATCCAAAATGAAATCGAAAATCGCACCGTTCTGGTTTTGTTGGCTAAACCCATTAGCCGCGCTGAATTTATCGTGGGTAAACATCTGGGACTCTGTGCTGTTCTAGCGGTCCTAATTACAGTGACGATGGCGTTGTATTTAGGGTTGATGAGTTTATCTCAAATCGACTATCCGCTATTGAGTCTGATTGTTGCGGCGTTTTATCTATTTTTAGAACTGTCATTACTCACGGCGGTGGCGATCGCCTTAAGTGTCTTCACCAGTTCGTTACTGGCAACCCTCCTGACTTTTGCCGTTTATGTGATGGGACACCTCAGTGAGGATATTGTTCAAGCTGGTGAACTGAGTCGAAGTCCCACGGTTGAAGCGATTACCCGAGGGTTATATTTAATCTTACCCGACTTATCCCGATTAGACCTCAAAAATCAAGCGGTTTATGGGATATTACCCGATGCAGCAACCTTGATTTTAAATTTCATTTATGCCTTATTTTACATCGTTCTCCTATTGGCGATCGCCAATTTAATCTTTTCTCGACGGGAATTTTAA
- a CDS encoding methyl-accepting chemotaxis protein produces the protein MKTTTQLTVAAVVLFTSSFINVASVSYLINRMSDDGRVVNHAGIIRGATQRLVKLELADSEQDDLITEIERIIQGLIEGDRDLQLPPATDSNFLEKMQAVQTGWFTLKATIQEHRNAPQGDELLLKESELFFDLSNAAVFAAENFAKDKVQFTQVSQISLFLLNFAVLVGICWVTQILQSQIKQAIVAIAASCTEIAAIVTQQEVVVSMQAASVYQTTTTTSHIRHSSEESAQEAIAAKKAASAVMNLAVGGSQTVQELLTEMATVQNNSSAIYNKIHDLKERIRRIETISFVVSRMANQTNLLALNAAIEAKRAGIDGKGFTIVAAEIRQLANNSKKSAEEIQQLIVDIQTAMSSTLQVTEEGRKKVEESVESIQNMTAAFQSVVDAIDEIFTRNARISLTAQEQANAIQQVVEAMDSINNGAKETVNGISQTKLGMQQLNQAALSLKTMV, from the coding sequence ATGAAAACCACGACCCAGTTAACCGTTGCAGCAGTCGTCCTGTTTACGTCTTCTTTTATTAATGTGGCATCCGTTTCTTATTTAATTAATCGCATGAGTGATGATGGTCGAGTGGTCAATCATGCCGGAATCATCCGAGGTGCAACCCAGAGACTGGTTAAGTTAGAATTAGCTGATTCGGAACAAGATGATTTAATCACTGAAATTGAGCGGATTATCCAGGGATTGATTGAAGGCGATCGCGACTTACAACTTCCCCCGGCAACTGACTCCAATTTTTTAGAGAAGATGCAGGCGGTTCAAACCGGGTGGTTTACCCTGAAAGCCACAATTCAAGAGCATAGAAACGCCCCCCAGGGAGATGAGCTTCTTCTGAAAGAGAGTGAATTATTTTTTGACTTGTCCAATGCTGCCGTATTTGCGGCTGAAAATTTTGCCAAGGATAAAGTCCAGTTTACTCAAGTCAGTCAAATCAGTTTGTTTTTGTTGAACTTTGCCGTATTAGTGGGGATTTGTTGGGTTACCCAGATCCTCCAGTCTCAAATCAAACAAGCGATTGTGGCGATCGCCGCATCTTGCACCGAGATAGCGGCGATCGTCACCCAACAGGAAGTGGTGGTTTCGATGCAAGCGGCTTCTGTCTATCAAACCACAACCACAACCAGCCATATTCGTCACAGTTCAGAAGAGTCCGCCCAGGAGGCGATCGCTGCAAAAAAAGCCGCTTCTGCTGTGATGAATTTGGCCGTAGGCGGAAGTCAAACCGTGCAAGAATTGTTAACAGAAATGGCAACCGTTCAAAACAATTCCAGCGCAATTTATAATAAAATTCATGACTTGAAAGAACGCATCCGACGGATTGAAACCATTTCTTTTGTGGTCAGTCGTATGGCTAATCAAACGAATCTTTTAGCCTTAAATGCGGCCATAGAAGCCAAACGGGCCGGAATTGATGGCAAGGGATTTACCATTGTAGCGGCTGAAATTCGACAGCTTGCCAACAACAGTAAAAAATCTGCCGAAGAAATTCAACAGTTGATTGTCGATATTCAAACCGCGATGAGTTCAACCTTACAGGTAACCGAAGAAGGGAGGAAAAAGGTAGAAGAATCCGTAGAGAGTATCCAGAACATGACCGCAGCCTTTCAATCCGTTGTTGATGCCATTGATGAAATTTTCACCCGCAACGCCCGAATTTCTTTGACAGCCCAAGAACAAGCTAACGCCATTCAGCAAGTGGTTGAAGCAATGGATTCTATCAACAATGGGGCGAAAGAAACCGTGAATGGCATCAGTCAAACTAAACTAGGAATGCAGCAACTCAATCAAGCGGCATTGAGTTTAAAGACAATGGTTTAG
- the hcp gene encoding hydroxylamine reductase, with protein sequence MYCSQCEQTAGGEACYQWGACGKSPEVDALQDLLTHLLRGLGQVAIAARKHGIINRHADRFTCETLFSTLTNVNFDPESFVHYIHQAIALRDGLKAQLQAVAPEVRFPEGPATLEPAPTLNELVQQGRDVEYGFISKSAKDVDIFSLKLTIIYGLKGIAAYAYHAQELGQEDDRLYAFCHEALAGIDAVDLTLEDWVQMALKVGEINLLAMELLDAGNTGNYGHPVPTRVPLGTQQGKAILVSGHDLKDLEELLKQTANQGISVYTHGEMLPAHGYPGLKQKYPHLYGHYGTAWQNQTREFAKFPGAIVMTTNCLMPPHNTYINRVFTCGPVGWPGLAHIENRDFSAAIACSLSIPGFTDTGDPRQVTTGFARHAVLGVADEVIAAVKRGDIRHFFLVGGCDGAKPSRNYYTEFVEKVPEDCVVLTLACGKFRFFDKELGDIGGIPRLMDVGQCNDAYSAVQITLALANAFGVGVNELPLSMILSWYEQKAVSILLTLFHLGIKNIRLGPTLPAFISPNVFQLLSETYNLKAIGTPEEDLAACLGTTVEA encoded by the coding sequence ATGTATTGCAGCCAATGCGAACAAACTGCCGGTGGAGAAGCCTGTTATCAATGGGGTGCCTGTGGTAAAAGCCCCGAAGTGGATGCCCTCCAAGATTTATTAACCCATTTATTGCGGGGACTTGGACAAGTGGCGATCGCCGCCCGGAAACACGGAATTATTAACCGCCACGCCGATCGCTTTACCTGCGAAACCCTCTTTTCCACCCTCACGAACGTCAACTTTGACCCCGAAAGTTTTGTTCACTATATCCATCAGGCGATCGCCCTGCGGGATGGATTGAAAGCGCAACTGCAAGCTGTCGCCCCCGAGGTCCGTTTTCCCGAAGGTCCCGCCACCTTGGAACCCGCCCCCACCCTCAATGAATTAGTCCAACAAGGGCGGGATGTAGAATATGGATTTATCTCCAAATCTGCTAAAGATGTTGATATTTTCTCCCTCAAACTGACCATTATTTATGGACTCAAAGGCATCGCCGCCTATGCCTACCATGCCCAAGAACTGGGACAGGAAGACGATCGCCTCTATGCTTTCTGTCATGAAGCCTTAGCGGGAATTGACGCCGTGGATTTGACCTTGGAAGACTGGGTTCAAATGGCCTTAAAAGTTGGGGAAATCAACCTCTTGGCGATGGAACTTTTAGATGCCGGAAATACGGGCAACTATGGTCATCCTGTCCCCACCCGCGTTCCCCTGGGAACCCAGCAGGGTAAAGCGATTCTCGTCTCGGGTCATGACCTCAAGGACCTAGAGGAACTCCTCAAACAAACCGCGAATCAGGGTATCTCTGTTTATACCCACGGGGAAATGTTACCGGCGCATGGGTATCCGGGACTCAAGCAGAAATATCCGCATTTGTATGGTCATTATGGGACGGCGTGGCAAAATCAAACCCGCGAATTTGCGAAATTCCCAGGGGCGATCGTCATGACGACCAACTGTCTGATGCCCCCCCACAACACCTATATTAATAGAGTGTTCACCTGTGGCCCTGTGGGTTGGCCCGGATTGGCCCATATTGAAAACCGCGACTTTAGCGCCGCGATCGCCTGTAGCTTATCCATCCCCGGATTTACCGATACTGGAGACCCCCGCCAAGTCACCACCGGATTTGCCCGTCATGCCGTCTTGGGTGTTGCCGATGAGGTGATCGCCGCTGTCAAACGGGGAGATATTCGCCACTTCTTCCTCGTCGGCGGTTGCGATGGGGCCAAACCCAGCCGCAACTATTACACCGAATTCGTGGAAAAAGTCCCGGAAGACTGCGTTGTGCTCACCCTCGCTTGTGGCAAATTCCGGTTTTTTGATAAAGAACTCGGAGACATTGGCGGAATTCCGCGATTGATGGATGTGGGTCAATGTAATGATGCTTACTCAGCCGTGCAAATTACTCTAGCCTTGGCCAATGCGTTTGGGGTGGGAGTGAATGAACTGCCGCTTTCGATGATTTTGTCATGGTATGAACAAAAAGCGGTATCAATTTTGCTGACCCTGTTCCATTTGGGAATTAAAAATATTCGCTTAGGGCCAACACTGCCAGCGTTTATTTCTCCGAATGTGTTTCAGTTACTTTCCGAGACTTACAATCTCAAGGCGATCGGCACTCCCGAGGAAGATTTAGCCGCCTGTTTAGGGACGACTGTCGAGGCATAA
- the larE gene encoding ATP-dependent sacrificial sulfur transferase LarE, with protein sequence MQELQQLQQIFHEMDRALIAYSGGIDSTLVAKIAYDTLGDKALAVTAVSASLLPEDLEDARIQAAEIGIAHQEVTTQEMANPNYTANPVNRCYFCKSELHDTLKPLAISRGYPYVVDGVNGDDLHDYRPGIQAAKERGARSPLAEVGLTKVQVRQLAKFLDLPWWDKPAQPCLSSRFPYGEEITVEKLQRVGRAERYLRKLGLKNLRVRSEGDSARIELPPEQIKEFVLITDLPALVASFQDFGFIYVNLDLEGYRSGKLNQVLKPEVLAKAPAGI encoded by the coding sequence ATGCAAGAACTTCAACAACTTCAACAAATTTTTCACGAAATGGACCGGGCATTAATTGCCTATTCCGGCGGCATTGATAGTACCTTAGTTGCTAAAATTGCCTACGATACCTTGGGAGACAAAGCGTTAGCGGTGACGGCGGTTTCGGCCTCTCTGCTTCCGGAAGACTTAGAAGATGCGCGGATTCAAGCGGCAGAAATTGGCATTGCTCATCAAGAAGTAACCACCCAAGAAATGGCGAATCCCAATTACACTGCCAATCCCGTTAATCGCTGTTATTTCTGTAAAAGTGAACTTCATGATACCCTCAAACCTCTAGCGATATCTCGGGGATATCCTTATGTGGTGGATGGGGTGAATGGGGATGATTTGCACGATTATCGCCCGGGGATTCAAGCGGCGAAAGAACGAGGGGCGCGATCGCCCCTTGCGGAAGTCGGACTCACGAAAGTCCAAGTGCGTCAACTAGCGAAATTCTTAGACTTGCCTTGGTGGGATAAACCCGCCCAACCCTGTTTAAGTTCGCGGTTTCCTTATGGGGAAGAAATCACCGTCGAAAAGCTTCAAAGAGTGGGTCGCGCCGAGCGTTATTTGCGAAAATTAGGACTCAAAAATCTCCGAGTTCGGTCCGAAGGAGACAGCGCCCGAATTGAATTACCCCCGGAACAAATCAAGGAATTTGTCTTAATCACGGACTTGCCGGCTTTAGTGGCTTCCTTTCAAGACTTTGGGTTTATTTACGTTAATTTAGACCTAGAAGGGTATCGCAGTGGTAAACTCAATCAGGTCTTAAAACCCGAGGTGTTGGCAAAAGCACCGGCAGGGATATAG
- a CDS encoding phosphate-starvation-inducible PsiE family protein, whose product MRRFRRWYYRISDGFRDDNFVHITEQIQIAIAKVLSILMIIIILVAVCDLIIFLLQVLFTEPLGFLTNTLFKIFGLFLNVLISMEILENITAYMKKHTVQVELVIVTSLVAVARKIIIFDLEKYSEFALLGLAVAIFALSISYWIVRTLNSPPRV is encoded by the coding sequence ATGAGACGTTTTAGACGATGGTATTACCGAATTAGCGATGGGTTTAGAGATGATAATTTTGTTCATATCACGGAACAAATTCAGATTGCGATCGCTAAAGTCTTGTCAATTTTAATGATTATTATCATTTTAGTTGCCGTCTGTGACTTGATTATATTTTTACTGCAAGTTCTGTTTACCGAACCCCTGGGCTTTTTAACCAATACGTTATTTAAAATATTTGGCTTGTTCCTGAATGTTCTAATTTCTATGGAAATTTTAGAAAATATTACAGCCTATATGAAAAAGCATACAGTGCAAGTGGAATTGGTGATTGTCACCTCCCTAGTTGCTGTTGCCAGAAAAATTATTATTTTCGACCTAGAAAAATATTCAGAATTTGCTTTATTAGGTTTGGCTGTTGCCATTTTTGCCCTGTCGATTAGTTACTGGATTGTCCGCACTCTTAACTCTCCCCCCCGAGTCTGA
- a CDS encoding Crp/Fnr family transcriptional regulator, translated as MKDQSFDKQTFLAQTPLFQSLPPDQHQALAQIAIGQSYRKGEVLFWEGDDQGVGFFIVISGRVKVFKQSPLGKEQILQIFAAGQHFAEVPAFDGQPFPASAAALESTQVLFFPRTALLALMQAHPNIAITLLGIFARHLRWLAHVVEDLSLKDVPQRLAAYLLYLSDSPQGTLEQVELDITKGQLAAFLGTIPETLSRVFGKLSSEGVLEIEGARIRLLDLSRLRALAGMSE; from the coding sequence TTGAAAGACCAATCTTTTGATAAACAGACATTTCTTGCCCAAACTCCCCTGTTTCAGAGTTTACCCCCAGACCAACATCAGGCCCTTGCTCAGATTGCGATCGGTCAATCCTATCGGAAAGGAGAGGTATTGTTTTGGGAGGGGGATGATCAAGGGGTGGGTTTTTTTATTGTGATTTCTGGTCGAGTTAAAGTCTTTAAACAATCCCCGTTGGGCAAAGAACAGATTTTGCAAATCTTTGCGGCAGGTCAGCATTTTGCCGAAGTGCCTGCTTTTGATGGTCAACCCTTTCCCGCTTCTGCTGCTGCCCTAGAGTCCACTCAAGTGTTATTCTTTCCCCGGACTGCATTGCTGGCCTTGATGCAAGCCCATCCTAATATTGCTATAACTTTGTTAGGAATTTTTGCTCGTCATCTGCGCTGGTTGGCTCATGTGGTGGAAGATTTGTCGTTGAAGGATGTCCCCCAACGCTTGGCTGCTTATCTTCTTTATTTAAGTGATTCACCCCAAGGGACTTTGGAACAAGTGGAACTGGATATTACGAAAGGGCAATTGGCTGCTTTTTTGGGGACGATTCCGGAAACTCTCTCGCGGGTATTTGGGAAACTCAGCAGTGAGGGAGTCTTGGAGATTGAGGGGGCGCGGATTCGTTTGTTAGATTTGTCCCGGTTGCGGGCTTTGGCGGGAATGTCCGAGTGA